A window from Chromatiaceae bacterium encodes these proteins:
- the urtE gene encoding urea ABC transporter ATP-binding subunit UrtE, with translation MLKIEQLNQFYGQSHTLWDLDLEVPDGQCTVLMGRNGVGKTTLLKCIMGLLPVRSGSLQYDGQELTRTAAEQRAGIGIGYVPQGRQIFPLMSVEENLLIGLPARRDGQRRIPAFIFEMFPVLKEMLGRRGGDLSGGQQQQLAIGRALVTDPRLLILDEPTEGIQPNIVAEIGAIVRKLNREMGLTVLLVEQKLPFARKVADRFCLLDRGRAVATGTMDALNDELIQQYLTV, from the coding sequence ATGCTGAAGATCGAACAACTCAATCAGTTTTACGGGCAGTCGCATACACTCTGGGATCTCGACCTGGAGGTACCCGATGGTCAGTGCACCGTACTGATGGGGCGCAACGGGGTCGGCAAGACCACGCTGCTCAAATGCATCATGGGACTGCTGCCGGTCAGGTCCGGTTCTCTGCAGTACGATGGCCAGGAGTTGACCCGGACCGCGGCTGAACAAAGGGCGGGCATCGGCATCGGCTACGTCCCGCAGGGCCGGCAGATCTTTCCGCTGATGAGCGTCGAAGAGAACCTGTTGATCGGGCTGCCCGCGCGCCGCGACGGGCAACGCAGGATCCCGGCATTCATCTTCGAGATGTTTCCGGTGTTGAAGGAGATGCTCGGCCGTCGTGGCGGCGACCTGTCCGGGGGGCAGCAGCAGCAGCTCGCAATCGGGCGCGCGCTGGTCACCGACCCGCGCCTGCTGATCCTCGATGAGCCGACAGAGGGCATCCAGCCGAACATCGTTGCCGAGATCGGCGCTATCGTCCGCAAGCTCAATCGCGAAATGGGACTGACGGTGTTGCTGGTCGAACAGAAACTGCCGTTTGCACGCAAGGTCGCGGATCGGTTCTGTCTGCTCGATCGCGGGCGGGCGGTGGCCACCGGCACGATGGACGCATTGAATGATGAACTGATACAGCAGTATCTGACTGTCTAG
- the urtD gene encoding urea ABC transporter ATP-binding protein UrtD: protein MNAVREMFRRDRVFDFMVPKVVEGLDLSHGTVLYMEDVSVAFDGFKAINNLNFYVNAGELRCLIGPNGAGKTTMMDIITGKTRPDTGTCWFGSRMNLLQMDEPEIAQAGIGRKFQKPTVFEHHSVFENLELSMAGPKGVWRTLRARLNSEERERIDEVSELIGLADHAQRAAGTLSHGQKQWLEIGMLLMQNPLLLLVDEPAAGMTHQEMDRTVELLVSLAGDHSVVVVEHDMDFVRALNSRVTVLHQGSVLAEGSMDQVQNDPKVIEVYLGE, encoded by the coding sequence ATGAACGCCGTACGCGAGATGTTCCGTCGCGACCGGGTGTTCGACTTCATGGTGCCCAAGGTCGTCGAAGGGCTCGACCTGTCGCATGGTACCGTCCTGTACATGGAGGATGTCTCGGTCGCGTTCGATGGCTTCAAGGCGATCAACAATCTCAATTTCTATGTCAACGCCGGCGAACTGCGTTGCCTGATCGGACCGAACGGCGCGGGCAAGACGACGATGATGGACATCATCACCGGCAAGACGCGGCCGGACACCGGTACCTGTTGGTTCGGATCGCGCATGAACCTGCTGCAGATGGACGAGCCGGAGATCGCCCAGGCGGGCATCGGCCGCAAGTTCCAGAAGCCGACGGTGTTCGAACATCACAGTGTGTTCGAAAACCTCGAGCTGTCGATGGCCGGGCCGAAAGGCGTCTGGCGCACGCTGCGTGCGCGTCTCAACAGCGAAGAGCGTGAACGCATCGACGAGGTATCCGAATTGATCGGTCTGGCGGACCACGCGCAACGCGCGGCCGGCACGCTGTCGCACGGCCAGAAGCAGTGGCTCGAGATCGGCATGCTGCTGATGCAGAATCCGCTGTTGCTGCTGGTCGATGAGCCGGCCGCCGGGATGACCCACCAGGAGATGGACCGGACGGTTGAGCTGCTGGTCTCATTGGCCGGCGATCACTCGGTGGTGGTGGTCGAGCACGACATGGACTTCGTGCGCGCACTCAATTCTCGGGTCACTGTATTGCATCAGGGCAGCGTACTGGCCGAGGGCAGCATGGACCAGGTGCAGAACGACCCGAAGGTCATCGAGGTATATCTTGGCGAGTAG
- the urtC gene encoding urea ABC transporter permease subunit UrtC encodes MAIFRILKGDRGGQVFLLILIATMIAVPLMNALPSDHPLYLSTYTVTLLGKYLTYALLAVAVDLVWGYLGILSLGHAAFFALGGYAMGMYLMRQIGERGVYGNPVLPDFMVFLNWPELPWFWHGFDQFWFAALMVFLAPGLLAFVFGWLAFRSRVTGVYLSIITQALTYALMLAFFRNEMGFGGNNGLTDFKDLLSFNLQADSTRIGLFIASGVALALGYLACRALVRSRLGRVAVAIRDTEDRTRFIGYKVEHVKLAIFTFSAMLAGLAGALYVPQVGIINPGEFAPLNSIEVVIWVAMGGRATLYGAVLGAIGVNYAKTWFTAAFPEVWLFALGGLFVLVTLLLPRGVAGLWRRREEGDA; translated from the coding sequence ATGGCTATCTTCCGCATTCTCAAGGGTGATCGCGGCGGACAGGTGTTTCTGCTGATTTTGATTGCCACGATGATCGCAGTGCCGCTGATGAATGCATTGCCAAGCGATCATCCGCTGTATCTGTCGACCTACACGGTGACGCTGCTGGGCAAATATCTGACATACGCCCTGCTCGCCGTCGCAGTGGATCTCGTCTGGGGCTATCTCGGCATCCTCAGTCTCGGACATGCCGCGTTCTTCGCGCTCGGTGGCTACGCGATGGGTATGTACCTGATGCGCCAGATCGGCGAGCGGGGCGTGTACGGCAATCCCGTGTTGCCGGATTTCATGGTGTTTCTGAACTGGCCGGAGCTGCCGTGGTTCTGGCACGGCTTCGACCAGTTCTGGTTTGCCGCCCTGATGGTGTTCCTGGCGCCGGGACTGCTCGCTTTCGTGTTCGGATGGCTGGCATTCCGCTCCCGCGTCACCGGTGTGTACCTGTCGATCATCACCCAGGCGCTGACCTATGCGTTGATGTTGGCGTTCTTCCGCAACGAGATGGGCTTTGGCGGCAACAATGGTCTGACGGACTTCAAGGACCTGCTGAGCTTCAACCTGCAGGCCGACTCGACCCGCATCGGGCTGTTCATCGCCTCGGGCGTCGCCCTGGCGCTCGGCTACCTCGCCTGTCGGGCGCTGGTCAGGTCGCGGCTCGGACGGGTCGCGGTCGCGATCCGTGACACCGAAGACCGCACCCGCTTCATCGGATACAAGGTCGAGCACGTCAAGCTCGCGATCTTCACGTTCTCCGCGATGCTCGCCGGGCTCGCCGGTGCGCTGTACGTGCCGCAGGTCGGCATCATAAACCCCGGGGAGTTCGCTCCGCTGAACTCGATCGAGGTGGTGATCTGGGTCGCGATGGGTGGACGTGCGACCCTGTACGGTGCGGTACTCGGGGCGATTGGCGTGAACTATGCGAAGACTTGGTTCACAGCGGCATTCCCGGAAGTCTGGCTGTTCGCGCTCGGCGGGCTGTTCGTCCTGGTGACCCTGCTGTTGCCGCGCGGTGTCGCCGGGCTGTGGCGGCGACGCGAGGAGGGCGACGCATGA
- the urtB gene encoding urea ABC transporter permease subunit UrtB: MLAAEIESGDATLDAAFEQLLDRDFDVKSQGLTKLAESGHPKAGDLLRGILEGELRYLKQNSRLVWMQSRDDGEHAVDALNGEDYGVVSSRKFKKFAINNAMRGQIRAMAAQLELSDPDPVVRLRAVNAILENIEPQHATLFSGLLEKEQDSAVREAMTSVVALARLSAADPDTRRMAIAEVADSLEPAVRNGLARLAASDPDSAVRAEAASALQHIQDKVEMYGYVETLFFGLSAGSVLVLASIGLAITFGVMGVINMAHGELIMLGAYTTYLIQQAMPEMIGLSIALAIPAAFVVSGVVGIAIERGVIRFLYGRPLETLLATFGISLILQQLVRTLISPQNVPVSNPDLLSGFWQINSVLSLTYNRMYIFIFSLLVFAGLYAVLKYTRLGLEVRAVSQNRAMARAMGIRSARVDALTFGLGSGIAGIAGVALSQLTNVGPNLGQAYIVDSFMVVVFGGVGNLWGTLIGGLGLGIANKLMEPWAGAVLAKILVLVFIILFIQKRPRGLFPQKGRAAEG; encoded by the coding sequence ATGTTGGCCGCCGAGATCGAGTCGGGTGACGCCACGCTCGATGCAGCGTTTGAACAGTTGCTCGATCGCGATTTCGACGTCAAGTCGCAGGGGTTGACCAAGCTCGCCGAGAGCGGTCACCCGAAGGCCGGTGATCTGCTGCGCGGCATCCTCGAAGGCGAATTGCGCTACCTGAAGCAAAACAGCCGCCTCGTATGGATGCAGTCGCGCGACGACGGCGAACATGCTGTCGATGCGCTCAACGGTGAAGACTACGGTGTCGTTAGCTCGCGCAAATTCAAGAAGTTCGCGATCAACAACGCGATGCGCGGACAGATCCGCGCGATGGCCGCCCAGTTGGAGCTCTCCGACCCCGACCCGGTCGTGCGCCTGCGCGCAGTCAACGCGATCCTGGAGAACATCGAACCCCAGCATGCGACGCTGTTCAGCGGCCTGCTGGAGAAAGAGCAGGACAGCGCTGTGCGTGAGGCGATGACATCCGTGGTGGCATTGGCACGCCTCAGTGCAGCCGACCCGGATACGCGTCGCATGGCGATCGCCGAGGTGGCCGACAGCCTGGAGCCTGCGGTGCGCAACGGACTGGCACGTCTCGCGGCCAGCGACCCGGACAGCGCCGTGCGCGCAGAAGCCGCTTCTGCGCTACAGCATATCCAGGACAAGGTCGAGATGTACGGCTACGTCGAAACCCTGTTTTTCGGTCTCAGTGCGGGGTCCGTACTGGTCCTGGCGTCGATCGGTCTGGCGATAACCTTCGGTGTCATGGGTGTGATCAACATGGCGCACGGTGAGCTGATCATGCTAGGCGCCTACACCACCTATCTGATCCAGCAGGCCATGCCCGAGATGATCGGCCTTTCGATCGCGCTTGCGATCCCTGCGGCATTCGTCGTATCGGGCGTGGTGGGCATCGCGATCGAGCGCGGTGTCATCCGGTTTCTTTATGGACGCCCGCTCGAGACGCTGCTGGCGACCTTCGGCATCAGCCTGATCCTGCAACAACTGGTTCGCACGCTGATCTCGCCGCAGAACGTCCCGGTATCCAATCCCGATCTGCTCAGCGGGTTCTGGCAGATCAACAGCGTGTTGTCGCTGACTTACAACCGCATGTACATCTTCATCTTTTCCCTGCTGGTGTTTGCGGGGCTCTACGCGGTGCTGAAATACACGCGCCTGGGACTCGAGGTGCGGGCGGTCTCCCAGAACCGCGCGATGGCGCGCGCGATGGGCATACGCTCGGCGCGCGTCGATGCACTGACGTTCGGTCTCGGCTCGGGAATCGCCGGAATCGCCGGCGTGGCCCTGTCGCAGCTCACCAACGTGGGTCCGAACCTCGGTCAGGCATACATAGTGGACAGCTTCATGGTCGTGGTGTTCGGTGGTGTCGGCAACCTGTGGGGCACGCTGATCGGTGGTCTCGGCCTCGGGATAGCCAACAAGCTGATGGAACCCTGGGCCGGCGCGGTGTTGGCCAAGATCCTCGTGCTCGTCTTCATCATCCTGTTCATCCAGAAACGGCCGCGTGGACTGTTCCCGCAAAAGGGCCGCGCTGCGGAGGGTTGA
- the urtA gene encoding urea ABC transporter substrate-binding protein, translated as MNLAKQFRRLSLAVSAAAAFGAAGVAQAADTIKVGVLHSLSGTMAISETTLKDTMLMLIDEQNKKGGLLGKKLEAVVVDPASNWPLFAEKARELIEKEKVAAVFGCWTSVSRKSVLPVFEELNGLLFYPVQYEGEESSKNVFYTGAAPNQQAIPAVDYLMDQGVKRWVLAGTDYVYPRTTNKILEAYLKAKGVAEGDIMINYTPFGHSDWQSIVSDIKKFGSAGKKTAVVSTINGDANVPFYKELGNQGISAEDIPVVAFSVGEEELSGIDTKPLVGHLAAWNYFMSVENDSNDAFIEAWHKFIKNEARVTNDPMEAHYIGFNMWVEAVKKAGTTDPEAVGDAIIGVAVPNLSGGLSAMMPNHHITKPVLIGEIQDDGQFQIVSQTPGLVVGDAWSDYLPGSKDLIADWRAPLSCGNYNVKTAKCSGQNY; from the coding sequence ATGAATCTCGCTAAACAATTTCGTCGCTTGTCGCTCGCCGTCAGTGCGGCGGCTGCCTTCGGGGCCGCTGGCGTAGCGCAGGCCGCGGATACCATCAAGGTCGGCGTCCTGCATTCGCTTTCCGGGACCATGGCGATCTCGGAGACCACGCTCAAGGACACGATGCTGATGCTGATCGACGAGCAGAACAAAAAGGGTGGCCTGCTCGGCAAGAAGCTGGAGGCCGTCGTGGTCGACCCGGCATCGAACTGGCCACTGTTCGCCGAGAAGGCGCGTGAGCTGATCGAAAAGGAGAAGGTTGCCGCGGTATTCGGTTGCTGGACCTCGGTTTCGCGCAAGTCGGTGCTGCCGGTGTTCGAGGAACTGAACGGTCTGCTGTTCTATCCGGTGCAGTACGAGGGCGAGGAATCGTCGAAGAACGTGTTCTATACCGGCGCGGCGCCCAACCAGCAGGCGATTCCGGCAGTCGATTACCTGATGGACCAGGGCGTCAAGCGGTGGGTGCTCGCGGGCACCGACTATGTCTACCCGCGCACGACGAACAAGATCCTCGAGGCCTACCTGAAGGCCAAGGGCGTGGCCGAGGGTGACATCATGATCAACTACACGCCGTTCGGTCATTCGGACTGGCAGTCGATCGTCTCGGATATCAAGAAGTTTGGATCGGCCGGCAAGAAGACCGCGGTGGTCTCGACGATCAACGGCGATGCCAACGTCCCGTTCTACAAGGAACTGGGCAACCAGGGCATCTCGGCCGAGGACATCCCGGTGGTCGCATTTTCGGTCGGTGAAGAGGAGTTGTCCGGCATCGACACCAAGCCGCTGGTGGGTCACCTCGCCGCGTGGAACTATTTCATGAGCGTGGAGAATGACAGCAACGACGCATTCATCGAGGCCTGGCACAAGTTCATCAAGAACGAGGCACGCGTGACCAACGATCCGATGGAAGCGCATTACATCGGCTTCAACATGTGGGTGGAAGCCGTCAAGAAGGCCGGCACCACCGATCCCGAAGCGGTTGGAGACGCGATCATCGGTGTCGCAGTGCCCAACCTGTCCGGCGGCCTGTCGGCGATGATGCCCAACCATCACATCACCAAACCGGTGTTGATCGGTGAGATCCAGGACGACGGTCAGTTCCAGATCGTATCGCAGACGCCGGGTCTGGTGGTCGGCGATGCCTGGTCGGATTACCTTCCGGGTTCCAAAGACCTGATCGCAGACTGGCGTGCACCGTTGTCCTGCGGCAACTACAACGTCAAGACCGCCAAGTGTTCGGGTCAGAACTACTGA
- a CDS encoding C1 family peptidase, which yields MPTRQSASGTQSHPTTAVQDVPDLRDWPFEPTLAQLRAYVPPPRNLLILDQQQEGACTGFGLAAVINLLNQRRRNRTRVSPRMLYEMAKLHDEWPGEDYAGSSCRGAIKGWFNMGVCSAAQWPYTQGNPGSLTVDRAKRARENTIGAYYRVQPRIADFHAAVNEAGAIFCSAQTHAGWMRPDRRTGVIPFIKGQQGGHAFAIVGYNSKGFWLQNSWGKGWGKGGLGLWQYEDWLENLMDAWVFNVALSTPQIWHLPQPNGLNRSGLSIRQSLARSEIAGHFIHVDDGRFQTRGRYWSNADDVRTTARLIAGSSDKYQHLLLYAHGGLNSPKDSAHRIAAMKGTFKRNGIYPYHFMYDTGIIEELKDVVLRRRDAAAERAGALGDWTDRILEWVTRIPGRALWREMKDGARLPFLPKHAGSETLAIWMNELARRRDTPLKIHLCGHSTGAILLAWLLEALEDLAPTLRVASCTLFAPAASVGLFESHYYPYLITAPGSFGIDRMQVLNLTERLERDDTVAGVYRKSLLYLVSQAFEEALPEDILGMQRDMQKLQRKDKMDRITDRFSVHYSDGSPNDITEATSHGGFDNDAASMNSLLRIILGADPLPEHRFSKASLEY from the coding sequence ATGCCAACACGCCAAAGCGCCAGCGGTACCCAGAGCCACCCGACGACTGCAGTCCAAGACGTCCCCGATCTGCGTGACTGGCCGTTCGAGCCGACGCTCGCCCAGTTGCGTGCCTATGTCCCGCCGCCGCGCAATCTGCTCATCCTGGATCAGCAACAGGAGGGTGCCTGCACCGGCTTTGGCCTGGCGGCGGTCATCAATCTGCTGAATCAGCGCCGTCGGAATCGTACCCGTGTCAGTCCGCGGATGCTGTACGAGATGGCGAAGCTGCATGACGAATGGCCAGGCGAGGATTACGCCGGCTCGAGCTGCCGCGGTGCGATCAAAGGCTGGTTCAACATGGGGGTGTGCAGCGCCGCCCAGTGGCCGTACACGCAGGGCAATCCCGGCAGCCTCACAGTCGATCGCGCCAAGCGGGCACGCGAAAACACCATCGGTGCCTATTACCGCGTACAGCCTCGGATAGCCGACTTCCACGCCGCAGTAAACGAGGCGGGCGCGATCTTCTGTTCAGCGCAGACCCATGCCGGCTGGATGCGACCCGACCGACGCACCGGGGTCATTCCGTTTATCAAGGGACAGCAGGGCGGCCATGCCTTTGCGATCGTCGGCTACAACAGCAAGGGATTCTGGTTGCAGAACTCGTGGGGCAAGGGTTGGGGCAAGGGTGGTCTCGGCCTATGGCAATACGAGGATTGGCTTGAAAACCTGATGGATGCCTGGGTGTTCAATGTGGCGCTTTCCACGCCCCAGATATGGCATCTCCCGCAGCCCAACGGACTCAATCGCAGTGGATTGTCGATCCGCCAGAGCCTTGCGCGCAGCGAGATCGCCGGACATTTCATCCATGTCGACGACGGGCGGTTTCAGACCCGGGGGCGTTATTGGAGCAACGCCGATGATGTGCGTACCACGGCCCGTCTGATTGCCGGCAGCAGCGACAAGTACCAGCATCTCCTGCTGTATGCGCACGGCGGACTGAACTCGCCGAAGGATTCGGCACACCGGATCGCGGCGATGAAGGGGACCTTCAAGCGTAATGGGATCTACCCGTATCACTTCATGTACGACACCGGGATCATAGAAGAGCTCAAGGATGTCGTGCTGCGGCGTCGCGATGCCGCAGCGGAACGTGCCGGTGCCCTCGGCGACTGGACCGACCGGATACTCGAATGGGTGACGCGGATTCCGGGGCGCGCCCTGTGGCGGGAAATGAAGGATGGCGCGCGGCTGCCGTTCCTGCCGAAGCACGCCGGTAGCGAGACACTTGCTATCTGGATGAACGAACTCGCGCGCAGGCGTGACACCCCACTGAAGATCCACCTTTGTGGGCACAGCACCGGCGCCATTCTGCTGGCGTGGCTGTTGGAGGCGCTCGAAGACCTTGCGCCGACGTTGCGCGTCGCGAGTTGCACGCTGTTTGCGCCGGCCGCCAGCGTGGGCCTGTTCGAGAGCCATTACTATCCCTACCTGATCACCGCGCCTGGCAGTTTCGGCATCGACCGCATGCAGGTGTTGAACCTCACCGAACGCCTGGAGCGCGACGATACGGTCGCTGGGGTGTATCGCAAGTCACTGCTGTATCTCGTGTCGCAGGCGTTCGAGGAGGCCCTCCCGGAGGACATCCTCGGTATGCAACGCGACATGCAAAAGCTGCAGCGTAAAGACAAGATGGACAGGATCACCGACCGGTTCAGCGTGCACTATTCGGACGGTTCGCCGAACGACATCACCGAGGCCACCTCGCACGGTGGCTTCGACAACGATGCGGCCAGCATGAACAGCTTGCTGCGCATCATCCTCGGCGCGGATCCGCTACCGGAGCACCGTTTCAGCAAAGCGTCGCTCGAATACTGA
- a CDS encoding META domain-containing protein has protein sequence MIGPYRTRTLVLTACAWLLSGALPASPLQGSEWKPLRIDDIGVPDETVAFVQFRSKGRLVGHGGCNRLFAEYDANAGNIFVGPVAASRMACAESVMQREVALAQALENARTYLRQQAQLVLFDAAGKPILEMRQTDWD, from the coding sequence ATGATTGGTCCGTATCGAACCCGTACCCTGGTCCTGACGGCCTGCGCGTGGCTGTTGTCCGGCGCGCTGCCCGCCAGCCCGCTTCAGGGCAGTGAATGGAAGCCGCTGCGCATCGATGACATCGGTGTACCCGATGAAACGGTCGCCTTCGTGCAGTTTCGCAGCAAGGGCCGCCTGGTGGGCCATGGCGGCTGCAATCGGCTGTTTGCCGAGTACGATGCAAATGCGGGCAACATCTTCGTAGGCCCGGTCGCGGCTTCGCGGATGGCGTGCGCCGAAAGCGTGATGCAGCGTGAGGTTGCGCTCGCCCAGGCCCTCGAGAACGCGCGCACCTATCTGCGCCAGCAGGCGCAACTGGTGCTGTTCGACGCTGCCGGCAAGCCGATCCTGGAGATGCGCCAGACCGACTGGGACTGA
- a CDS encoding PilT/PilU family type 4a pilus ATPase produces MPQIDVPRVLQVMVKNNASDVYMYTGAKISLKTPKGFAQLGEPLEPGDAERAIRELLTDDKLKHFEENGEVDFSLSYRGIGRFRGNAFRQRGEAAVVLRHINTTVPTIESLAMPKILEELVMHRNGLILVVGATGSGKSTTLAAMIDHRNASSGGHILTLEDPIEFVHDHKKSVVAQREIGTDTASFSTGMKAALREAPDVILMGEIRDQDTMEFALKFSNTGHLALSTLHANNATTTMERILGFYPKDGLEAQAKRIAQNLRAIVCQRLVPAANGGKVAAVELLINTAYISDLISKMEVGNIKDAIERGGQYKMQSFDQHLVQLYNEGRITAETAVEFADSASNVKIKIKTSNAGKKASADVDWGHNLSLEPTEGDQVDEVVADFGKL; encoded by the coding sequence ATGCCGCAAATCGATGTGCCGCGCGTACTGCAGGTAATGGTCAAAAACAATGCCTCCGACGTCTACATGTACACCGGGGCCAAGATCTCGCTGAAAACCCCGAAGGGATTCGCACAGCTGGGCGAACCGTTGGAGCCGGGCGACGCGGAACGTGCGATCCGCGAACTGCTGACCGACGACAAACTGAAACACTTCGAAGAGAACGGCGAGGTCGATTTCTCGCTGTCGTACCGTGGGATCGGGCGGTTCCGCGGCAACGCGTTTCGCCAGCGCGGCGAGGCCGCCGTGGTCCTGCGGCACATCAACACCACGGTGCCGACCATCGAGTCTCTGGCGATGCCGAAGATCCTCGAAGAGCTGGTGATGCATCGCAACGGCCTGATTCTCGTCGTCGGTGCGACGGGATCGGGTAAATCGACCACGCTGGCGGCGATGATCGACCATCGCAACGCAAGCTCAGGCGGTCATATCCTGACGCTGGAGGATCCGATCGAATTCGTCCACGACCACAAGAAATCGGTCGTCGCACAGCGTGAGATCGGTACCGATACCGCGTCATTCAGCACCGGTATGAAGGCGGCGCTGCGCGAAGCCCCGGACGTCATCCTGATGGGTGAGATCCGCGACCAGGACACGATGGAATTCGCGCTCAAGTTCTCCAATACCGGCCACCTGGCGCTGTCGACCCTGCACGCGAACAATGCGACGACCACGATGGAGCGTATCCTCGGCTTCTATCCGAAGGATGGCCTGGAGGCGCAGGCCAAGCGCATCGCCCAGAACCTGCGGGCCATCGTCTGTCAGCGGCTCGTGCCGGCGGCAAACGGGGGCAAGGTCGCGGCGGTCGAACTGCTGATCAACACCGCATACATCTCGGATTTGATAAGTAAAATGGAGGTCGGCAACATCAAGGATGCGATCGAGCGCGGTGGGCAGTACAAGATGCAGTCGTTCGACCAGCACCTGGTGCAGCTGTACAACGAAGGTCGCATCACCGCCGAGACCGCGGTCGAATTTGCCGATTCAGCCAGCAACGTCAAGATCAAGATCAAGACCTCGAACGCCGGCAAGAAGGCCTCTGCCGATGTCGACTGGGGGCACAACCTCTCGCTGGAACCGACCGAAGGCGACCAGGTCGACGAGGTCGTCGCCGACTTCGGCAAGTTGTAA
- a CDS encoding TetR/AcrR family transcriptional regulator, with amino-acid sequence MRAAKISEQKRSAILAAALGEFEANGYRATSMDRIAARARVSKRTVYNHFASKQSLFEAIAAELVERVQHVSDHGYDPAQGLSDQLRDIGKQVLDMHAAPCFLTLARVTLVELIRSPALAQRTYQLFRARQTGLASWLADAARDHRLAVDDPVWAADQFIGLLNAFSLWPQILGGQPVPDDAERSRILDTTIQMFLATHGTR; translated from the coding sequence ATGCGGGCAGCAAAGATCAGCGAGCAGAAGCGCAGCGCCATTCTGGCGGCGGCGCTGGGAGAGTTCGAGGCGAACGGTTACCGAGCGACCAGCATGGACCGGATCGCGGCGCGCGCGCGCGTGTCGAAACGCACCGTTTACAACCATTTCGCGAGCAAACAGTCGCTGTTCGAGGCGATAGCTGCAGAACTGGTCGAGCGGGTGCAGCATGTCAGTGACCATGGCTACGATCCCGCCCAAGGGCTGTCCGACCAGTTGCGCGACATTGGCAAACAGGTCCTCGACATGCACGCCGCACCGTGTTTTCTGACGCTTGCGCGGGTCACCCTGGTCGAGCTGATCCGTTCTCCGGCGCTCGCGCAACGCACTTACCAGCTGTTCCGCGCGCGCCAGACCGGCCTGGCGAGCTGGCTCGCCGATGCGGCGCGTGACCACCGGCTGGCGGTCGACGACCCGGTGTGGGCCGCCGATCAGTTCATCGGCCTGTTGAATGCGTTTTCGCTGTGGCCGCAGATACTCGGCGGTCAACCCGTGCCTGACGACGCCGAACGGTCCCGGATTCTGGACACCACGATCCAGATGTTCCTTGCCACCCATGGAACGCGCTGA
- a CDS encoding efflux RND transporter periplasmic adaptor subunit, which yields MFMRILMVILLLGGVFGGIFYWKQQSMQQMAAAQAGGPPPPVIAVTPAQQETWQPFLQVVGSLTAVAGIEVTSEVGGQISAIHFSSGEQVRQGDLLLELDDDTDQAQLRGLVAERTLARLKFERVAKLVREKSVSKSDYDEGRATLDNAEALVSAQQALIAKKSVRAPFDGRLGIRRVDLGEYLTPGAPIVPLEKLDPIFADFTLPERELARVAVGQTIDIRVQAYTDETFAGRITAIDPGVNVGSRTFRVRGELENASNQLRPGMFADIRVNLPQEEHVITVPSTAISYAPYGDSVFVIENKEGATVATRRQVEIGATRDGRVAVVSGLQVGEQVVSAGHNKLRSGQAVKVETPTAAVAAKAD from the coding sequence ATGTTCATGCGCATACTGATGGTCATCCTGTTGCTCGGCGGGGTGTTCGGCGGCATCTTCTATTGGAAGCAGCAATCGATGCAGCAGATGGCCGCGGCCCAGGCCGGCGGACCGCCACCACCGGTGATCGCCGTCACGCCGGCCCAGCAGGAGACCTGGCAGCCGTTTCTGCAGGTGGTCGGAAGCCTGACTGCGGTCGCCGGGATCGAAGTCACCAGCGAGGTCGGCGGACAGATCAGCGCGATCCACTTCAGTTCGGGCGAGCAGGTGAGGCAGGGCGACCTGCTGCTCGAACTCGACGACGACACCGATCAGGCCCAACTGCGTGGCCTGGTCGCGGAGCGCACCCTCGCGCGCCTCAAGTTCGAACGGGTCGCCAAACTGGTGCGCGAGAAGTCCGTCTCCAAATCGGACTACGACGAGGGGCGGGCGACCCTGGACAACGCCGAGGCGCTGGTCTCGGCACAGCAAGCGCTGATCGCAAAGAAGAGCGTTCGCGCGCCGTTCGATGGCCGGCTTGGCATCCGCCGGGTCGACCTCGGCGAATACCTGACACCCGGCGCCCCGATCGTGCCACTGGAAAAACTCGACCCCATCTTCGCTGATTTCACGCTGCCGGAACGCGAATTGGCGCGGGTCGCCGTCGGCCAGACGATCGATATCCGGGTGCAGGCGTATACGGATGAGACCTTCGCCGGCCGTATCACCGCGATCGACCCCGGGGTCAATGTCGGCAGCCGCACCTTCCGCGTGCGCGGTGAACTGGAGAACGCCTCAAACCAACTCAGACCTGGCATGTTCGCGGATATTCGCGTCAATTTGCCGCAAGAAGAGCACGTGATCACGGTACCGAGCACGGCCATCAGCTACGCACCATACGGCGACTCGGTATTCGTGATCGAGAACAAGGAGGGCGCGACGGTGGCCACCCGGCGGCAGGTCGAGATCGGCGCAACCCGCGACGGGCGGGTCGCCGTGGTGTCCGGTCTGCAGGTCGGCGAGCAGGTGGTCAGTGCCGGGCACAACAAGCTGCGCAGCGGCCAGGCGGTGAAGGTCGAGACGCC